AGGAACCCCAGCTCATCCTGGCCGACGAGCCCATGGCCAGCCTGGACCCCCGCCTCTCCGACGTCATTCTCGGCCTTTTGAAGGAGTACAACGAGGAGAAGGGCGTGACGGTCCTGGTCAATATTCACGTGCTCGAGCTTGCTCGGCGGTACGCGCGCCGCATCCTGGCCTTTAACAAGGGCCGGCTGGTCTTCGACGGGTCGGTAGAGGAGCTCACGCCCGAGCGGGCGAAGGAGATCTACGCGGGCAGTTTGGAGGCGTTGTGATGCTTTGGGTGTACGCGCTGTTCGGTGCCTTGATCGGAGGGGTGAGCGGTCTCGCGCACGGTTCGATGCGCCGCTTGATCGTCGGGGCGAGCGCGGCGGTGCTGCTCGTGTTTGCAGCCTTCCCGTTTAGCGAGGCGGTGGGGTTCCTCAGCCGGGACGCGGTGAAGCCCACCCCGCTCGGGCTGGTGCCGGTCTTTCCCGCGTTCCTGCTCCTCCCGGTGCTGGCGGGGCTTGTGCTCCTGCTCGCGCCCCGGGGCGGCCGGGTAGCGGGCTGGGGCGCGGTGGGGAGCGGCCTGGCCCTCCTCGCCGTCGGCGGAGCCTGGCACGCGCAGGGACCGCTCCTCGCTGAGCTGCGGCCCATCTACGGCCTGATGGAGGCCGTGGTGGGCGGCGCGGTGCTCGGGGTGGGGGTGCTCCTAGGCCTCCTGGTCCCAGCGTACCGCAAGGCCTTCCTCGCGGGCGGCCTGGTGTTAGGTGGGGCGGTGTTCTTCTGGTTCGCCTCCCCCCAGGGGCACACCTACTTCCCGCAGACCGCGGGGTACTACAAGCTCCTCCGGCCGGTTCCTCCCGAGACGGAGGCTGTGCTCATCGAAACGTACAATGCGGAGCTCGACCAGGTGAACGCGATCCGCGCGGAGCTGGGCCTGCCCTTGCTCGAGCCCATCACCTCGCTGACCGCGATCGCCGAGGGGCGCATCCCCAAGGAGGTGGCCGAACAGGGGTTCCGCTTGGTGCAGCCGGGCACGGCCCGTTACGGCAGCGTGCTGTTCTTCCTGATGGCGGGCTTGATGCTGAGCGCGGGCGCGATGCTCGTGTGGAACCCGCGCCTTCAAGAGCCGGAGGATTTGCAGGGGGGGTTGATCCTCGCGGGGGCGGTGGGGGCGTTGACCCCCGCGTTTAGCGCGACGGAGTTCAGCTTCAAGAAGCTCGTAGAGGGCTGGCCGTTTTTGGTGAACTTCCTCGACCTGGCCTGGCCGCCCCTGTTGGCGCGGGTGGACTCCGAGCCCAAGATCTACCCCCTGCAGGAGGTCGCGAGCCAGATGGCGATCACGCTGGAGATCGCGCTGGTGGGCACCTTCCTCGCAGCGGTCGTGGCCCTCCCCACCTCGTTTTTAGCGGCGCGCAACCTGACCCAAGGCAACCCCTTCATGCGCGTCATCTTCTTCCTGATGCGGGCCTTCTACAACATTGACCGCGGCGTGGACACCCTGATCCTCGCGCTCGTCTTCGTGGCGGCGGTGGGGCTTGGGCCCGCGGCGGGGGTGCTCGCGATGGCCATCCACTCCATCGCGGACCTGGGGAAGCTGTACTCGGAGGCGATCGAGAACGTGGACCGCGGGCCGATCGAGGCTCTGGAGTCGGTCGGGGCTTCAGGGGCGAGCGTGGTGCGCTGGGCGATCCTGCCGCAGGTGATGCCGCTGTTCGTGGCCTACACCCTGTACCGCTTCGAGATCAACTTCCGCGTCTCGATCGTGCTGGGCCTCGTGGGGGCGGGCGGCATCGGGTTTTTCATCCAGGAGAAGATGGCGAGCGGCCAGTACAACCAGCTGATCATCGCGATCATCGCGATCGTGATCGTGGTGAACGTGATCGACTTCGCCTCCTCCTGGCTGCGCAGCCGGCTCGTGTAGCGGTAGAGTGAGGACAAGATGGCCATCCGCGTAGGGATCCTGACCGTTTCCGACCGCAGCGCCCGCGGCGAGCGCGAGGACCGGACCCACCTGGCCCTGAGGGAACTCCTCGGGGCTGGGCCTTACGAGGTCGTCGCGTACGAGGTCGTTCCGGACGAACCCGCCCAGATCCGGCGGGTGCTTCGCCTCTGGGCCGACCGCGACGGTCTCGAGCTCATCCTCACCAACGGCGGGACCGGCCTCGGTCCCCGGGACCACACCCCCGAGGCGACCCGGGAGGTGATCGAGAAGGAGGTGCCGGGCCTGGCCGAACTCATGCGCCTCGTGGGGTTGCGCTCGACGCCCATGGCGGCCCTGTCCCGCGCCGTCGCGGGCGTGCGGGGGCGGAGCCTGATCGTGAACCTGCCCGGCAGCCCCAAGGGCGCGCGCGAGTCGCTCGCCGCGGTGCTGCCCGCGATCCCCCACGCGATCGAGGTCCTCACGGGCCGCCGCATCGAGGGAGGCGCCGCGCATGAATAGGTGGACCTCCCGACGCGCGCGGGCGTTGCCGGAGTCCGTGTTCTTGCGGATGGACCGCGCCAAGCGGGAGGCGCGGCAGGCGGGACGCGCGATCATCGACCTCTCGATCGGCTCCTCGGACCTTTCCCCGCCCCCGGAGGCTCTAGCGGCCCTCAAGGCGGCGGTGGACGACCCCGAGACCTACGGGTACTGCCTGCGTTCGGGGACCCGGCCCTTCCTCGAGGCCGCCACCCGCTGGTACGCCCGCCGTTTTGGGCGCGCGCTGGACCCCGAGACCCAGGCCCTGGCCTTGATCGGCAGCCAGGAGGGGCTCGCGCACCTCCTCCTCGCGGTGGCGGACCCGGGGGACGTGCTGCTCGTGCCAGAGGTTGCCTACCCCAGTTACTGGGGCGCGGCGGCCTTGGCGGGCCTCGAGGTCTGGCCCATCCCCTTGCGGGCGGACTACCTCGCGGATCTCGAGGCCGTGCCGGGGGAGGTGGCGCGGCGGGCGCGGGTCTTGCTGCTCAACTACCCCAACAACCCCACCGCGGCCCTCGCGGACCGCGCGTACTGGGAGGCGGCCCTCGAGTTCGCGGCGCGGTACGACCTGCTCTTGGTGCACGACAACCCCTACGTGGACCTGGTCTTCGAGGGGGAGGCGTTGAGCCCCCTCACGCTGGACGGGGCGCTCGAGCGGACCGTGGAGCTGTTTAGCTTCTCGAAGTCCTATCATCTCGCGGGGTTCCGCTTGGGGTTTGCCCTGGGGAACCGGGAGGCGCTCGCGGCGCTGGAGGCGGTGAAGGCCCCGATCGACTTCAACCAGTACCTGGGGATTCAGCGGATGGGGATCGCGGCGCTCGAGCTGCCCGAAGCGCGGGTGCGGCGGGACGTGGAGGTGTTTCGCGCGCGGCGGGACGCGTTGGTGGAGGCCTTAGCCGCGGCTGGGTGGACGGTGCCCCGGCCGCGAGCCGGGATGTACCTCTGGGCGCGGCTGCCGCACACCGAGGACGACCTGGGGTTTTGCGTGGAGCTCGTGCGGCAAACGGGTGTGGCCCTCGCGCCGGGGCGGGCATTCGGGCCTGGGGGGCGGGGGCACGTGCGGTTCGCGCTGGTGCAGCCGCCCGAGGTGCTTCGGGAGGCGGCGGCGCGCGTGGCCGCGGCGGTGGTGGGCGGGTAGGCCCTTCGGGACGCGGGCGCAGGGGGGTCGTGTCGCCTCCCCCTCGGCCAACGCCGGGGGGGCACGCGCTTGAGGTGACGCCCCAGGACAAGGTCCGGCGGGGCCTTGCAGTCCGCTCCTTAGGCCCGTTGGGATGCCCGAGGGCCGGGCCCGCTTCGCGTTCGAGGCCTAGCGCCTGGCTGGGCTTTCCTGCCCTTTCCCGCTGGGTCCGGGGGGGGCGCAGGCTTACGGGCGGCGTGGCTTGGCGGGAGCGGTGCAACTGAGAACGATAACGGATACTAAAATAATATAATCCGATCAGATTGCTTGACTTTTTGGGGGGCTCCCGGTAACCTCATCCTTGGATGGAGGTGCGTAGGTGATGAAGCGCTGGTTTTCGGTTCTGCTAACGGGTATCCTCGCGGCCTCGGCCTTCTCGTACGCGGCCGAGGAGCTGGTCGTGTACTCGGGGCGTTCCGAGGTTCTCGTCGAGCCCCTGGTGGAGCGCTTTGAGGCCCAGACCGGCATCCGCGTCAAGGTCCGGTACGGACGGGACGCCGAGCTGCTCGCCACGCTCGCTGAGGAGGGCGCGCGCAGCCCCGCGGACCTGTTCTGGGCCAACACCGCCGGGGCGCTTGGCGCGGCCGTGAACGAAGGGCTTTTGGCCCCCCTGCCCGAGGAGCTGCTGGCGTTGCCCGAGGCCTTCACCCCCTCGAGCGGCCGGTGGGTGCCCCTCACCGCCCGGTTCCGCGTGCTGGCCTACAACCCCGAGGTCCTCTCGGCCGAGGCGCTGCCCGAGTCCGTGATGGACCTGCCCAAGCGCACGGAGCTCGCCGGTCGGATCGGGTGGACGCCGAACTACTCGAGCTTCCAGGACTTCATCACCGCGATGCGCCACCTCTACGGTCCGGAAGCAACCCTCAAGTGGCTCGAGGGCATGAAGGCGCTTCGCCCCAAGGCCTACGCCTCGAACAGCGCCATGCTCGAGGACCTGGTCGCGGGGGAGATCGACGTGGCCCTCACGAACCACTACTACATCCTGCGCCTCAAGCACGGGGTTGAGGAGGGCGAGTTCGAGGGGCCTGAGGAAGAGGAAGAAGAGGAGAAGCGTGAGGAGGAAGGCGCGGGCGAACCGGGTCTGCCCCTGGCCACCCATTACTTCGCGTCGGGCGACGTGGGCAACCTGGCCCTGGTCACCGGAATCGGGGTGTTGAAGACCGCGAAGCACGAGGCGGCCGCCCTGGAGTTCATCCGCTTCCTCCTCTCCGAGGAGGCCCAGGCGTACGCCGCGGAGGAGGTCGGGGAGTACCCGGTGGTCGCTAGCGTGAGCCTGCCCGGCTTCATGCTGCCCCAGGACAAGGCCCTCGAGCTCTCCCCGGCGTTCGACTTCGAGCAGCTCCGCGACCTGGAGGAGACGCTGGACCTGTTGCGGGAAGCGGACCTGCTGTAACCGCGGGCCCTCCCTTTGCCCCGCCCGAGCTTGGGCGGGGTGTTTGTTATCCGCCGATGCCCAGCATCGTGCGCTCGCGCATGGTAGGGAGGGTGTTTCCGAACGCGGGCTTTTTCCCCGCAGCCATCAGGATCGCGTCCACCAGCGCCTCAACCGGCTGTTCGGCCTCGAAGGCCCAAGCGATGTCCAGCTCGAGGTCCGTGAGGAGGCAGGGACGGAGCTTGCGGTCCGCGGTGAGGCGCAGCCGCGAGCAGTTCGCGCAGAAGGGTTCGGTGACCGGGTTGATAAACCCCACCGTCCCCACGGCCCCAGGAATCCGGTAGACCCGGGCTGGGGCGGTGGGGTCGGTCGGGACGGGCTCGAGGGGCCCGAAGGCCGCCTCGATCCGCGCGCGGGTTTCTTTTCCGGGGACGAACTGGGCGCGGTAGGTCTCGAAGGGCGCGTTGGAGAGGTGCATGTACTCGATGAACCGGACGTGGAGGGGGCGCTCGAGGGAAAGGGCGGCGAGGGGCAGGATCTCGCCGTCGTTCAAGCTGCGGATGACCACGGCGTTGAGTTTAACGGGGTGCAGCTCGAGCTCGAGGGCGAGCTCGACCGCATCCCAGGTGCGTTTGAAGTCGCCACCGCGGGTGATGCGGCGGAAGACCTCGGGGGTGACGGCGTCGAGGGAGATGTTAAGGCGGCCGAGGCCCGCGGCGAGGAGCTCCTTGTGCCGCCGGCGGAAGAGGGTGCCGTTCGTGGTGACGGCGACGTCCGTGATGCCGGGGGTGTTGCGGGCGGCCTCGATCATCTGGGGAAGCTCCTTGCGTACGAGCGGCTCCCCGCCCGTGAAGCGCACGGCCTCGAGGCCGAGGAGGGCGGCAGCCTTGAGGAAGTGCCGCACGTCCTCGGTGGTGACGGTGCCGGGGGGGTCGCTCACCTCCAGGCCCTGGGGGTGGCAGTAGAGGCAGTGCAGGTTGCAGCGGGGGGTGACCGAGATCCGCAGGTCCTTGAGTAGGCGGCCGTGGGTGTCGCGTAGTTTCATGCGAGAACCCCTCGAGTGGGTATGGATGATCTTACGCTAAGCCGTTCGTCCCAATCGCAGACTACCCTACAGACACGAGAGGAATGTCCCTACGAACCAAAAGCCGGCCCCTTGGGGCCGGCCTCGGGTGTAGGGAGGAGGGATTAGCGGAACCGCGCCAGGAGGTTCCGGCTGATCACGATCTTGAGGATCTCGCTGGTGCCCTCGCCGATCCGCATCAGGCGGGCGTCGCGCCAGTAGCGCTCCACAGGGTATTCCTTGATGTACCCGTACCCCCCCAGGATCTGAATGGCCTCGTCGCAGGCCTTGACCGCGACCTCGGAAGCGAAGAGCTTGGCCTGCGCGGCCTCCATGGTGAAGGGCTTGCCCGCGTCCTTGAGCTCGGCGGCCTTGAGGTAGAGGAGGCGGGCGGCCTCGAGGGCGGTGGCCATCTCAGCGAGCTTGAAACTCACGCCTTGGAACTCGGCAATGGGCTTGCCGAACTGCTCGCGTTCCAGGGCGTACTTCGCGGCGAACTCGAGGGCGGCCCGGCCCAGCCCGACGCTGAGGGCGGCGATGCCGATACGGCCGCCGTCGAGGACCCGGAGCACGTCGTAGAAGCCTTTGCCCCGCTCGCCCACGAGGGCGTCCTTGGGAAGCTTGAGGTCCTCGAAGACGAGTTGGGCGGTGTCGGAGCTCGTGAGTCCGAGCTTCTCCTCCTTACGCCCGATCTTGAGGCCGGGGGTGCCGGCGGGGAAGACGAAGGCGGAGATCCCCAGGTGCTTCTTGCCTTCGGGGGCGGGGTCGGTGCGCGCGTTGATCACGTATACGCCGGCCACGGACCCTTGGGTGATGAACTGCTTCGTTCCGTTGAGAACCCAGCCGTCCGCGGTCTCCTCGGCCCGGGTGCGCATCCCGGCGGCGTCCGATCCGGAGCCGGGCTCGGTAAGACCCCAGGCGCCCAAGGCTTCGCCGGAGGCGAGCTTGGGCAGGTACGCCTGCTTCTGCTGTTCGTTGGCCGCGAGGAGGAGGTGACCGATGCACAGGGAGTTGTGGCTCGCGACGGTCAGGCCGAGGGAGCCGTCCACCGCGCCGATCTCCTCCACGATGCGGGCGAAGACGCGGGTGGATAGGCCGGCCCCGCCGTACTGTTCGGGTACCTGGGCGCCCATGACGCCGAGCTGGCCCAACTCGCGCACGATCTCGTGGGGGAAGGTGCCGGTACGGTCGCGTTCGGCCGCGCCGGGTTCGACCCGGTCCTTGAGGTACTCGCGTACGGCCCCAATGATCTGGCGTTCTTCGGGGTTCAGTTCGAACCAAAGCTCACGGCTGCGTTCGGTCAACATCGCGGTGCCTCCTCACCTAAATATATCACTTTTGCTGCGACGAGAGGTGAAAGCGTTATATATTGGGGTGCGCCGCGCGGGCCGGACGGGTGTGCTATAGTAAAACCATCGTGAGCGCTACAACTCCGAACCCCACGCCACGCTTTGGTTTCGCGAGGGCGCGCTCGCTGTGGAGGAAACGCTGAATGAAGGTTGAAGCTGGCAGCATTGTAGAGGGCCGCGTTACGCGGATCATGGACTTTGGTGCGTTCGTCGAGCTCCCCAACGGGGAGTCCGGCCTCGTGCACATCTCGGAGATCGCGCACGAGTTCGTCAAGAACGTGCACGACTACCTGACCGAGGGCCAGACGGTCCAGGTCTTCGTGCTGGGCCGGGATCACAAGGGGCGGCTGGACCTCTCCATAAAAGAGCTCCTCCCCAAGCCCGTGGAGCCCCCCAAGCCCCGCCGCCTGCCCCGCCAAGCACCGGAGTTTGAGAACAAGCTCAAAAGCTTCATGCGCGGAAGCGGCGGCGACTTCGGCGGCAAGCGCAAGGGCCGAGGACGCAAAAAACGCTAAGCATCCCCGCGCCGCTCGGCGCGGGGACCCCTGGTGCATAGCGCCCAAAGCCTACGGGAGGCGTTCGGCAACCCGCCACTCGGCGTCGGCGAGCTTCAGGACGTCCTTCACCCGACGCAAGTACGTCTGCCAGGCGCGTGCTACGTCCCGCTCGCGTTCTGCCAGGCTTCGCTTCGCGCGCAGGAAATCGCGCTCCGCCAGGGTGCCCCCCTCGAAGCGCGTCTGGGCTTCCGCCACGCTCAGCCGCGTGATCTCCAGGTTCTCCAGCGCGAGCTCGAGGCCCCGCCAGGCGAGCTCTGCGCCCGCGCGGGCCTGCTCGAGCGCGCGGGCGGTGGCCTCTTGCGTGCGTTCCAGCTCGATCCGGGCGAGCTCCACCCCCACCGCGGCCCGTTCCGGGGCGAGATAGGCTCCGCGCGAGAGGGGGATCTCCAGGCTGAGCGACACCGACCAGCCGGTCGCGTCCGGACGGTGCTCCGGATCCCGAAGCGTGACGCCCACTCCCAGCGAGGGGCGCCCATCCCGGATCTGAGCAGACGCCCCCAACTCCACCGCGTCTTCCAGCGCCACGCCCACTCCGAGCCTAGGGTTCGGTGCGAGGCCTAACCGCGCCTTCAAAAGCCCGGCCTCTGCCTCCTTCAACCGGTGCTTCGCCTCCACTACGCCGGGCGGCGCGGGGGCGTCCGCGGGCAGCTCGAAGCGCAACACCCGCGCCTCCGCGGGGCCGGTGAGGCCCAGGCGCTCCGCGGCCGCACGGGCATCCGCCAGCGCCTGCTCGGCCTGCGCCACCTCGAGCTCGGTGATCTTCACCTCGAGCCGCGCCGCGCGCAGGTTGAGTTCCGGCGTGCCCTCACGCCGCTCGAGCTCCGCGAGGCGCAACCGGGCCTCCTCCAGCCGAACCCGGGCGCGCTCGAGCTCGGTCTGGGTGCGCCACAGGTTCGCGTGGGCCTCGAGCGCCGCCGCGATGCCCTCGCGTAGGGCGGTCCGCCACGTGCGCTGGGCGCGTGCGAGGTCGCGCTCGGCGCGGCTTAGCCGAATGGGGTCGAGTTCCCATCCCGCTTCGAGGTCCAGCCGGTACTCGGGGGGTAGGCCGCTTTGGGCGAGGTCCTGGTTCAGGTTGGTGCTGGCTTTGAGCTTTCCGCTCAGGCCCAGCCGGGTCTCCATGAGGTCGCCTTCCAACAGGCGGATCTGTTGCTCGAGGAGGTCCAGGTTGGGGGGGCGGTACTCGAGGGCTTCTTCCGGGCCGAACGCGAACGCGGCGCTCCAGAGGAGGAGGCTGCCCATGCCTAGGGCGCGCGCGAGCGTTTGCTGACTCCAGTGGCGGCGGTGCATGTTCATGGGGTACCTCCAATATTATAGTGCTTCCACCTTAATATAAGTATTTGCCGTGACCTGCGCGTTATTCGCTCGAGGGGCGCGGCACGCGAACGCGCTTTAAGGGTGTTACCCGTACTCCAAGGAGGGGGAACACCAGCAACGAGGCGTTAACGCGAGCGGTAACAAACGCAGGTTTCGGCAGGGGGGTAGGGGAAAACCGTAGGAGAGGGCCGGACTGCTGCCGTCAGGCCTCCTCTTCCGGTTCCGGTCCGCGCGCGAGCGAACGGATCTCCTCGATGAACCGCTCGACCGAGTCGAACTCCCGATACACGGAAGCGAAACGGATGTAGGCCACCTCGTCCAGCTCGCGCAGGAACGCCATCGCCCGTAGACCGATCTCCTCCGCGGTGATCGTCGGGCCTTCCACCGTGTCCTCGAAACTGTACGCGAACCGCTTCAACCGCTCCGGGTCCACCGGTCGTTTTTCGCACGCGAGCAACAGCCCCCGCAGCAGCTTGTCCGGATTGAAGGCCTCCCGGCGGCCCGAGCGCTTGATCACCATGAGGGGCTCGAGCTGCGGGCGCTCGTAGGTGGTGAAGCGCCGCCCGCAGGCGCCGCACTCGCGCCGCCTACGGATCGCGAGTCCCTCGTCCGAAGGACGGGAATCCACCACC
This region of Marinithermus hydrothermalis DSM 14884 genomic DNA includes:
- a CDS encoding extracellular solute-binding protein codes for the protein MKRWFSVLLTGILAASAFSYAAEELVVYSGRSEVLVEPLVERFEAQTGIRVKVRYGRDAELLATLAEEGARSPADLFWANTAGALGAAVNEGLLAPLPEELLALPEAFTPSSGRWVPLTARFRVLAYNPEVLSAEALPESVMDLPKRTELAGRIGWTPNYSSFQDFITAMRHLYGPEATLKWLEGMKALRPKAYASNSAMLEDLVAGEIDVALTNHYYILRLKHGVEEGEFEGPEEEEEEEKREEEGAGEPGLPLATHYFASGDVGNLALVTGIGVLKTAKHEAAALEFIRFLLSEEAQAYAAEEVGEYPVVASVSLPGFMLPQDKALELSPAFDFEQLRDLEETLDLLREADLL
- a CDS encoding acyl-CoA dehydrogenase family protein, with amino-acid sequence MLTERSRELWFELNPEERQIIGAVREYLKDRVEPGAAERDRTGTFPHEIVRELGQLGVMGAQVPEQYGGAGLSTRVFARIVEEIGAVDGSLGLTVASHNSLCIGHLLLAANEQQKQAYLPKLASGEALGAWGLTEPGSGSDAAGMRTRAEETADGWVLNGTKQFITQGSVAGVYVINARTDPAPEGKKHLGISAFVFPAGTPGLKIGRKEEKLGLTSSDTAQLVFEDLKLPKDALVGERGKGFYDVLRVLDGGRIGIAALSVGLGRAALEFAAKYALEREQFGKPIAEFQGVSFKLAEMATALEAARLLYLKAAELKDAGKPFTMEAAQAKLFASEVAVKACDEAIQILGGYGYIKEYPVERYWRDARLMRIGEGTSEILKIVISRNLLARFR
- a CDS encoding TolC family protein — its product is MNMHRRHWSQQTLARALGMGSLLLWSAAFAFGPEEALEYRPPNLDLLEQQIRLLEGDLMETRLGLSGKLKASTNLNQDLAQSGLPPEYRLDLEAGWELDPIRLSRAERDLARAQRTWRTALREGIAAALEAHANLWRTQTELERARVRLEEARLRLAELERREGTPELNLRAARLEVKITELEVAQAEQALADARAAAERLGLTGPAEARVLRFELPADAPAPPGVVEAKHRLKEAEAGLLKARLGLAPNPRLGVGVALEDAVELGASAQIRDGRPSLGVGVTLRDPEHRPDATGWSVSLSLEIPLSRGAYLAPERAAVGVELARIELERTQEATARALEQARAGAELAWRGLELALENLEITRLSVAEAQTRFEGGTLAERDFLRAKRSLAERERDVARAWQTYLRRVKDVLKLADAEWRVAERLP
- the nrdR gene encoding transcriptional regulator NrdR, coding for MKCPYCSANDTRVVDSRPSDEGLAIRRRRECGACGRRFTTYERPQLEPLMVIKRSGRREAFNPDKLLRGLLLACEKRPVDPERLKRFAYSFEDTVEGPTITAEEIGLRAMAFLRELDEVAYIRFASVYREFDSVERFIEEIRSLARGPEPEEEA
- a CDS encoding aminotransferase class I/II-fold pyridoxal phosphate-dependent enzyme; its protein translation is MNRWTSRRARALPESVFLRMDRAKREARQAGRAIIDLSIGSSDLSPPPEALAALKAAVDDPETYGYCLRSGTRPFLEAATRWYARRFGRALDPETQALALIGSQEGLAHLLLAVADPGDVLLVPEVAYPSYWGAAALAGLEVWPIPLRADYLADLEAVPGEVARRARVLLLNYPNNPTAALADRAYWEAALEFAARYDLLLVHDNPYVDLVFEGEALSPLTLDGALERTVELFSFSKSYHLAGFRLGFALGNREALAALEAVKAPIDFNQYLGIQRMGIAALELPEARVRRDVEVFRARRDALVEALAAAGWTVPRPRAGMYLWARLPHTEDDLGFCVELVRQTGVALAPGRAFGPGGRGHVRFALVQPPEVLREAAARVAAAVVGG
- a CDS encoding MogA/MoaB family molybdenum cofactor biosynthesis protein, which codes for MAIRVGILTVSDRSARGEREDRTHLALRELLGAGPYEVVAYEVVPDEPAQIRRVLRLWADRDGLELILTNGGTGLGPRDHTPEATREVIEKEVPGLAELMRLVGLRSTPMAALSRAVAGVRGRSLIVNLPGSPKGARESLAAVLPAIPHAIEVLTGRRIEGGAAHE
- the moaA gene encoding GTP 3',8-cyclase MoaA — translated: MKLRDTHGRLLKDLRISVTPRCNLHCLYCHPQGLEVSDPPGTVTTEDVRHFLKAAALLGLEAVRFTGGEPLVRKELPQMIEAARNTPGITDVAVTTNGTLFRRRHKELLAAGLGRLNISLDAVTPEVFRRITRGGDFKRTWDAVELALELELHPVKLNAVVIRSLNDGEILPLAALSLERPLHVRFIEYMHLSNAPFETYRAQFVPGKETRARIEAAFGPLEPVPTDPTAPARVYRIPGAVGTVGFINPVTEPFCANCSRLRLTADRKLRPCLLTDLELDIAWAFEAEQPVEALVDAILMAAGKKPAFGNTLPTMRERTMLGIGG
- the phnE gene encoding phosphonate ABC transporter, permease protein PhnE; translated protein: MLWVYALFGALIGGVSGLAHGSMRRLIVGASAAVLLVFAAFPFSEAVGFLSRDAVKPTPLGLVPVFPAFLLLPVLAGLVLLLAPRGGRVAGWGAVGSGLALLAVGGAWHAQGPLLAELRPIYGLMEAVVGGAVLGVGVLLGLLVPAYRKAFLAGGLVLGGAVFFWFASPQGHTYFPQTAGYYKLLRPVPPETEAVLIETYNAELDQVNAIRAELGLPLLEPITSLTAIAEGRIPKEVAEQGFRLVQPGTARYGSVLFFLMAGLMLSAGAMLVWNPRLQEPEDLQGGLILAGAVGALTPAFSATEFSFKKLVEGWPFLVNFLDLAWPPLLARVDSEPKIYPLQEVASQMAITLEIALVGTFLAAVVALPTSFLAARNLTQGNPFMRVIFFLMRAFYNIDRGVDTLILALVFVAAVGLGPAAGVLAMAIHSIADLGKLYSEAIENVDRGPIEALESVGASGASVVRWAILPQVMPLFVAYTLYRFEINFRVSIVLGLVGAGGIGFFIQEKMASGQYNQLIIAIIAIVIVVNVIDFASSWLRSRLV
- a CDS encoding S1 RNA-binding domain-containing protein; its protein translation is MKVEAGSIVEGRVTRIMDFGAFVELPNGESGLVHISEIAHEFVKNVHDYLTEGQTVQVFVLGRDHKGRLDLSIKELLPKPVEPPKPRRLPRQAPEFENKLKSFMRGSGGDFGGKRKGRGRKKR